In Acinetobacter piscicola, a single window of DNA contains:
- a CDS encoding 4'-phosphopantetheinyl transferase family protein, with protein sequence MIEPVKNRTIQVHVQPLAQFIHLVKSDFKNLPEYHQYKKNIIYQQRNHYLSVFLQHHISEADILRNEFGKPYLAHLEKIAFNHSHSQQHYALIMSQNMADIGVDVEDLDRKVRFEALAKHAFHPQEYQTWQDVEFDSEYWFKVWTTKEAVLKASGLGIRLSLNTLNTQVHPFDHGGICTHPLIGVFAYQNYRLPNCMLTIAWRSEHSCKGFAFPQIKMIQH encoded by the coding sequence ATGATTGAGCCAGTGAAAAACAGAACGATTCAAGTCCATGTTCAACCATTGGCTCAATTTATTCATTTAGTCAAATCAGATTTTAAAAATTTACCTGAATATCATCAATATAAAAAAAACATAATTTATCAGCAGCGTAATCATTACCTGTCTGTATTTTTACAGCACCATATTTCAGAAGCAGATATTCTGCGCAACGAATTTGGTAAGCCTTATTTAGCACATCTTGAAAAAATTGCATTTAACCATTCTCATAGCCAGCAGCACTATGCTTTGATTATGTCTCAAAATATGGCAGACATTGGTGTTGATGTTGAAGATCTAGATCGAAAGGTGCGTTTTGAAGCATTGGCAAAGCATGCTTTTCATCCTCAAGAATATCAAACATGGCAAGATGTAGAATTTGACTCAGAATATTGGTTTAAGGTATGGACAACCAAAGAGGCGGTGTTAAAAGCCTCAGGTTTAGGTATTCGTTTGAGTTTGAATACTTTGAATACCCAAGTACACCCTTTTGATCATGGGGGAATATGTACTCATCCTCTGATTGGGGTATTTGCCTATCAAAATTATCGTTTGCCAAATTGTATGCTCACCATTGCATGGCGTTCAGAACACTCATGCAAGGGCTTCGCCTTTCCTCAAATTAAGATGATTCAACATTAA